From Mycobacterium lacus, one genomic window encodes:
- a CDS encoding DUF2784 domain-containing protein yields MYETAVALTVALHLAFIGYVVVGGFLALRWRRTMWLHVPAAFWGIGIGTRCVDCPLTGVERWARARAGMAPLPPDGFIAHYLTGVIYPVGWARGALLVAFAVVAVSWALYARRGRRPPGAATTVSGGACDRN; encoded by the coding sequence ATGTATGAAACCGCGGTTGCGCTAACGGTGGCCCTGCACTTGGCCTTCATTGGCTACGTCGTCGTCGGCGGTTTCCTCGCGCTGCGCTGGCGACGCACGATGTGGCTGCACGTGCCGGCGGCGTTCTGGGGCATCGGCATCGGCACCCGGTGTGTCGACTGCCCGTTGACCGGGGTGGAGCGCTGGGCCCGTGCGCGCGCCGGAATGGCGCCGCTGCCGCCGGACGGATTCATCGCCCACTACCTCACCGGGGTGATCTATCCCGTCGGCTGGGCACGGGGCGCGCTGCTCGTCGCGTTCGCGGTGGTCGCGGTGTCATGGGCCCTGTATGCCCGGCGCGGACGGCGCCCGCCCGGCGCGGCCACCACCGTCAGCGGCGGCGCGTGCGACCGGAACTGA
- a CDS encoding gluconokinase, producing the protein MGVSGSGKSTVGARLAHRLRVPHIDADALHPPPNIAKMAAGQPLNDDDRYPWLERVGEWLAAHRDGGVASCSALKQRYRDQLRARCPRIEFLHLRGSPELISRRLAHRSGHFMPPALLRSQFDALEPLGAGERGVTVDAGRDVDDIVDTFLSFSAAGHYV; encoded by the coding sequence ATGGGTGTCTCCGGGTCGGGCAAGTCCACAGTGGGTGCGCGACTCGCGCACCGGCTGCGGGTTCCCCACATCGACGCTGACGCCCTGCACCCGCCACCCAACATCGCGAAAATGGCCGCCGGCCAACCCCTCAACGACGACGATCGCTATCCGTGGCTAGAGCGGGTCGGCGAGTGGCTGGCCGCCCACCGTGACGGTGGCGTGGCGAGTTGTTCGGCGCTCAAACAGAGGTACCGCGACCAGCTGCGTGCGCGCTGCCCACGGATTGAGTTCTTACACCTGCGCGGCTCACCGGAGCTGATCAGCCGGCGACTGGCCCACCGCTCCGGCCATTTCATGCCCCCGGCGCTGTTGCGCTCGCAATTCGACGCCTTGGAACCTCTCGGGGCCGGCGAACGCGGTGTCACCGTGGATGCCGGCCGGGACGTCGATGACATCGTCGATACCTTCCTGTCGTTTTCCGCAGCGGGGCATTATGTATGA
- a CDS encoding carboxylesterase/lipase family protein — protein MHERTVRARTITGIVEGFTRDGVHRWRSIPYARAPLGALRFRAPQPAQPWPGVRHCHGFANCAPQQRRYTMVGLGRYQPMSEDCLTLNVVTPEATGTEPLPVMVFIHGGGYILGSSATPLYDGAALARRGCVYVSVNYRLGALGCLDLSPLSTPEISIDSNLYLRDLVLALRWVHDNIAEFGGDPGNVTIFGESAGACITATLLAVPAAKGLFSRAISESPASGLVRSKEIAAEFATRFAHLLGARTKDAAHALLQASPAQLVETQHRLIDQGMRERLGAFPIGPVVGDDCLPLDPVEAMRRGQAHPVPLIVGTNAEEGRLFTRFLGMLPTNESMVEELLADAEPAARERITAAYPNYPEPSACVQLGGDFAFSSAAWQIAEAHTNHAPTYLYRYDYAPRMLRWAGFGATHGSELFAVFDIYRTRFGSLLTAAADRRPALRVSNEVQRRWRSFSRTGVPGDDWPIYTQSDRAVMVFDRKSRIEFDPHPHRRMAWDGFSLAR, from the coding sequence ATGCACGAGCGCACCGTCCGCGCACGCACCATCACGGGCATCGTCGAAGGCTTCACTCGCGACGGCGTACACCGCTGGCGATCCATCCCTTACGCGCGGGCGCCACTGGGGGCGCTGCGATTCCGGGCGCCACAGCCGGCGCAGCCTTGGCCGGGTGTGCGCCACTGCCATGGCTTCGCCAACTGTGCGCCCCAGCAGCGTCGCTACACCATGGTCGGCCTCGGCAGGTACCAGCCCATGAGCGAGGACTGCCTCACCCTCAATGTGGTCACGCCCGAAGCTACCGGCACCGAACCACTCCCGGTCATGGTGTTCATTCACGGTGGCGGCTACATCCTGGGCAGCTCGGCCACCCCGCTGTATGACGGCGCCGCGCTGGCACGCCGCGGTTGCGTGTACGTGTCGGTCAACTACCGGCTGGGCGCGCTGGGGTGTTTGGATCTGTCGCCACTGTCGACACCGGAGATCTCCATCGACAGCAACCTGTACTTGCGCGATCTGGTGCTGGCGTTGCGCTGGGTGCATGACAACATCGCGGAGTTCGGCGGCGACCCGGGCAACGTCACCATCTTCGGCGAGAGCGCGGGCGCGTGCATCACCGCCACGCTGTTGGCGGTGCCCGCCGCCAAAGGCCTGTTCTCCCGGGCGATCTCGGAAAGCCCGGCGTCGGGCCTTGTGCGGTCTAAGGAGATTGCCGCCGAGTTCGCGACCCGCTTCGCCCACCTACTCGGCGCGCGCACCAAGGATGCCGCCCATGCGCTGCTGCAGGCATCGCCGGCCCAACTCGTGGAAACACAACACCGTCTGATCGACCAAGGGATGCGCGAAAGGCTGGGCGCCTTCCCGATTGGGCCCGTCGTGGGCGACGACTGCCTACCCTTGGATCCCGTCGAGGCGATGCGGCGCGGTCAGGCGCACCCGGTGCCCCTCATCGTGGGCACCAACGCCGAAGAGGGCCGGCTGTTCACCCGTTTCCTCGGAATGCTGCCGACGAACGAATCGATGGTCGAAGAGCTGCTGGCCGACGCGGAACCGGCCGCCCGCGAACGCATTACCGCCGCCTACCCGAATTACCCCGAGCCGTCGGCATGCGTCCAGCTCGGCGGCGACTTCGCGTTCAGTTCGGCGGCGTGGCAGATCGCCGAGGCCCACACCAACCACGCGCCCACGTATCTGTACCGCTATGACTACGCGCCGCGGATGCTGCGCTGGGCGGGATTTGGAGCCACCCACGGCAGCGAACTTTTCGCCGTCTTCGACATCTATCGAACCAGGTTCGGCTCGTTGCTTACCGCGGCCGCCGACCGGCGTCCCGCGCTGCGGGTCAGCAACGAGGTGCAGCGACGCTGGCGGTCCTTCAGCCGCACCGGCGTACCGGGTGACGACTGGCCGATCTACACCCAGTCCGACCGTGCCGTCATGGTTTTCGACCGTAAGAGCCGCATCGAATTCGATCCGCACCCGCACCGCCGGATGGCGTGGGACGGCTTCTCCCTGGCACGCTGA